A stretch of Exiguobacterium sp. BMC-KP DNA encodes these proteins:
- a CDS encoding nucleotidyltransferase domain-containing protein, whose product MQYPTTLGTKNGYIHNPTSAEAIPVRYRAVIQDVVAYVQTLSAFHGVYLYGSVAKGTARPFESDLDFTLILTEPLTEEEHMQLDERTEDWLKDYPFVTKIDYDIGLLGDVIRDDEALRWGVWLKSVNLFLAGENLQSRFPSLRPTRALGFALNSEVCEQLKTDLFLLETGQVALLYSDSIVKRIIRSTYHLILEEDQSFVHDLETLRPLLLHYFPDEPRFLSLFAAYDTHQIVSLEDVHYFVDWFASRMSDESIL is encoded by the coding sequence ATGCAGTATCCAACGACATTGGGCACGAAAAATGGCTACATCCACAATCCAACTTCCGCTGAAGCGATTCCTGTCCGTTATCGTGCCGTAATTCAGGACGTCGTCGCCTATGTACAAACCTTATCCGCGTTTCATGGCGTGTACTTGTATGGCAGCGTCGCCAAAGGAACGGCGCGTCCCTTTGAATCCGACCTCGATTTTACACTGATTTTGACAGAACCGTTGACGGAAGAAGAACACATGCAGTTAGATGAACGGACAGAAGACTGGTTGAAGGACTATCCATTCGTCACCAAAATCGATTATGACATCGGTCTGCTTGGGGACGTCATACGGGATGACGAAGCACTTCGTTGGGGCGTCTGGTTGAAATCCGTCAACTTGTTTTTGGCAGGCGAAAATCTCCAAAGCCGATTTCCATCCCTTCGCCCGACACGTGCTCTTGGCTTCGCGTTAAACAGTGAAGTATGTGAGCAGTTGAAAACGGATTTATTTCTCCTAGAAACCGGTCAGGTCGCTTTGCTTTATTCCGATTCGATCGTGAAACGGATTATTCGGAGCACCTATCACCTCATCTTAGAAGAAGATCAAAGCTTCGTGCATGACCTAGAGACACTCCGTCCGCTCCTGCTTCATTATTTTCCTGACGAACCGCGCTTTTTGTCACTGTTCGCCGCTTACGATACACACCAAATCGTTTCGCTAGAGGATGTCCACTACTTTGTAGACTGGTTCGCGTCTCGGATGTCGGACGAATCAATCCTTTAA
- a CDS encoding SAM-dependent methyltransferase codes for MTETQTIDTMEDILKMLDARLREPEPFWDKFYEDRSKPVPFFKNIPDENLVRYVEEGWLSPGDALDLGTGPGRNAIYLATHGFSVTGLDLSATALDWATEQAQQTGAHVAFRKQDFLETTEQNTYDFIYDSGCFHHMAPHRRVTYVTRLKEMLRPGGYFGLTCFVAGGPLGGATLTDWEVYQENSLQGGLGYTKERLLSIFDAFDVIELTEMKPVDNPEALFGHAGLWTGLFQLKD; via the coding sequence ATGACAGAAACACAGACGATTGATACGATGGAGGATATTTTAAAGATGCTCGACGCACGATTGCGTGAACCAGAACCGTTTTGGGACAAGTTCTATGAAGATCGGTCGAAACCGGTCCCGTTTTTTAAGAACATTCCGGATGAGAACTTAGTTCGCTACGTCGAAGAGGGCTGGCTCTCGCCTGGTGACGCATTAGATCTCGGAACAGGACCGGGTCGAAATGCGATTTATCTCGCAACACACGGTTTCTCGGTGACGGGACTGGATCTTTCAGCAACCGCGTTAGACTGGGCAACAGAACAAGCGCAACAGACTGGAGCGCACGTTGCGTTTCGAAAGCAAGATTTTCTAGAGACGACCGAACAGAATACATATGATTTCATTTACGATTCCGGCTGTTTTCATCATATGGCGCCACATCGACGTGTGACTTATGTGACGCGACTGAAGGAGATGTTGCGCCCCGGAGGATATTTCGGATTGACGTGTTTTGTTGCGGGCGGTCCGCTTGGCGGGGCGACGTTGACGGACTGGGAGGTCTATCAAGAAAATAGTCTCCAAGGTGGACTCGGATACACGAAAGAGCGATTACTCTCCATATTCGATGCATTTGACGTCATCGAACTAACGGAAATGAAACCCGTTGACAATCCGGAGGCATTATTTGGTCATGCTGGACTGTGGACTGGTCTGTTTCAATTAAAGGATTGA